ATCCGCGCGGCGGCATTCCGATCGACGTCTTCTGGCAGACCGGCGCGCCGCCGGAGGGCCTGTGGCTGCCGGACCAGGGCGTGCCGCCCTATCGGGGGCGGGGATGATTTTTTGACCTGGTGGTCATGCGTGGCTACTATGCTCACATGCCGACCGTCACGATCAAAGAAGCTAAGAACCGCCTCACCGAACTCGCTCGGCAAGTCGAGAAAGGCGAGACGGTCGTGGTTACGCGGAATGGACGCCCTGTCTTCGACCTTGTTCCGCACCGGCCTCAGGGAGGTTTGCGTCGAAGCGCGATCGAGGCGTTCAGAAAAGCGCATGGCGGCCAAT
The nucleotide sequence above comes from Methylocystis parvus OBBP. Encoded proteins:
- a CDS encoding type II toxin-antitoxin system Phd/YefM family antitoxin; the protein is MPTVTIKEAKNRLTELARQVEKGETVVVTRNGRPVFDLVPHRPQGGLRRSAIEAFRKAHGGQLVSNLAEDFDAPLPEDFLLKPRPEIG